The Listeria monocytogenes genome window below encodes:
- a CDS encoding aldo/keto reductase, protein MEYVKFGNTGMDVSKICLGTMGFGDKDKWIHKWVLDEANSRPIIKKALDLGINFFDTANIYSYGESEKIVGRALKDYANRDDIVLATKVQQTMRPDRPNSGGLSRKTILSEIDHSLKRLETDYVDLYIIHRFDENTPIEETMEALHDVVKSGKARYIGASAMYAWQFQKAQRVAERNGFTKFVSMQNHYNMIYREEEREMIPFCRDEKIAITPYSPLASGRLTRDLSETTNRSETDSVQKSKYDDMANADKGIIERVAELAKTHQVSRDKIALAWLLNKDEITSPIIGAQKESHLESAVEALNIELTADEVNYLEELYIPHPVVGALPTTK, encoded by the coding sequence ATGGAATATGTAAAATTTGGTAATACTGGGATGGATGTGTCGAAAATTTGTTTAGGAACAATGGGATTCGGCGATAAAGACAAATGGATTCATAAATGGGTTTTGGATGAAGCGAATAGCCGCCCAATTATAAAAAAAGCACTTGATCTGGGTATTAATTTCTTTGACACTGCAAATATTTATTCTTATGGTGAAAGTGAAAAAATCGTTGGCCGTGCACTCAAAGACTATGCTAACCGAGATGACATTGTTTTAGCAACCAAGGTGCAACAAACAATGCGTCCGGATCGCCCGAATAGTGGTGGCTTATCCAGAAAAACCATTTTGAGCGAAATCGACCATAGTTTAAAACGCTTAGAAACAGATTATGTGGATTTATATATCATTCACCGTTTTGATGAAAATACGCCAATTGAAGAAACGATGGAAGCTTTACACGATGTCGTTAAGTCAGGGAAAGCGCGTTACATTGGAGCGAGTGCGATGTATGCTTGGCAGTTCCAAAAAGCACAACGCGTCGCCGAAAGAAATGGCTTTACAAAATTCGTTTCCATGCAAAATCATTACAACATGATTTACCGGGAAGAAGAGCGAGAAATGATTCCGTTTTGTCGTGATGAAAAAATTGCGATTACGCCATACAGCCCGCTGGCATCAGGACGATTAACGCGAGATTTGAGTGAAACAACGAATCGTTCTGAAACGGACTCCGTTCAAAAATCTAAATATGATGATATGGCGAATGCAGATAAAGGTATTATTGAACGTGTGGCTGAACTTGCAAAAACGCACCAAGTATCTCGAGATAAAATTGCTTTAGCGTGGCTATTAAATAAAGATGAAATCACTTCACCCATCATCGGAGCGCAAAAAGAAAGTCATCTGGAAAGCGCGGTAGAAGCGCTAAATATTGAACTAACAGCAGATGAAGTTAACTATCTAGAAGAATTATATATTCCGCACCCGGTAGTTGGAGCACTACCTACAACCAAATAA
- a CDS encoding YesL family protein, with translation MKLIDKFSVISDWIIRLVWTNLVWIFLVLIGGIVLGFMPATVALFTITRKWARGDLDVPVWKAAWKTYKQVFVSANLAGAIFAVIGIFLYADLRIVFELIQGFWSTILYFFLMFLLFLVGIAFLQYFTVFVHFQMKNARAYVGQAFLLAITSFKNTFMIVVGLVFCAWLISKMPAFLLFISGVLPSYWIMKINLQRFKQMEPK, from the coding sequence ATGAAACTTATTGATAAATTTTCCGTTATTAGTGACTGGATTATTCGGCTCGTCTGGACAAATTTAGTATGGATTTTCCTCGTATTGATCGGCGGGATTGTGCTTGGTTTTATGCCGGCGACAGTTGCTTTGTTTACGATAACGAGAAAATGGGCGCGGGGTGATTTAGATGTACCAGTATGGAAAGCTGCTTGGAAAACCTATAAACAAGTGTTTGTTTCGGCTAATTTAGCGGGTGCGATTTTTGCAGTGATAGGGATTTTCCTGTATGCAGATTTGCGAATTGTTTTTGAATTAATTCAAGGTTTTTGGTCGACGATTTTATACTTTTTCTTAATGTTTTTGCTTTTTCTTGTGGGTATTGCCTTTTTACAGTATTTCACGGTATTTGTTCACTTCCAAATGAAAAATGCGCGTGCTTATGTCGGGCAAGCGTTCTTGCTCGCGATTACTAGTTTTAAAAATACTTTTATGATTGTGGTTGGGCTAGTTTTTTGTGCTTGGTTAATCTCAAAAATGCCTGCTTTTCTTTTATTTATTTCTGGCGTGTTACCAAGTTATTGGATAATGAAAATTAACTTACAACGTTTCAAGCAAATGGAACCAAAGTAA
- a CDS encoding sensor histidine kinase: protein MTQELPRKRVFKRMLLIFSLTSLFTVSLLLFFIYKYYTNIQLDTNLQKVETIASKQLDALSEKQKALISLTQDIYRNSDLMQDVQIAMTNDYGSYTEQNIDNYFKSKNFYSVDMQTYLQSYFSYDEDIIALQLISDDGSYSYTFPSRYREWKETVDTYGEANIATEASKQGTFYTIENKIVVKQPINDPSTLKQMGYLLLYIDPTFLSKWITKDYQNSIFQIQNTKGVELYSNHPKKQIQTPEKQGWVHADNKKVYFQKTENETNGLKNNTYLYRVTDDGAPLIELTLFGIGLLLVIFSISINFVISRRYSKRILTIIGGMNRVENGTLDAKLPVDNNGDELTMISERFNHMTENLDAYVKKVYSLEMEEQKARLKALQGQMQPHFLYNSLEAIRMNARVEGAKATSDMIYQLATLLRYTANHREITTLGEEINYVKQYVRFMEMRHEQPIKLEIHMEKRFNHTQIPRFALQPLIENFFKYAYKENQNPIVAMTVSAENNNLQFRIEDNGSGMSEEKLKEVQATIKSKDETSHIGLANLNKRLQLLYGETYQLTIKSKANEGTVILFQVPQNMGGEK, encoded by the coding sequence ATGACACAGGAATTGCCACGTAAGCGCGTTTTCAAAAGAATGTTACTAATTTTTTCTTTGACAAGTCTTTTTACGGTGAGCTTGTTACTTTTTTTCATTTATAAGTACTATACTAATATTCAACTAGATACCAATCTCCAAAAAGTAGAAACCATTGCAAGTAAGCAGCTGGACGCACTTTCGGAGAAGCAAAAGGCGTTAATTAGTTTAACACAAGATATTTATCGTAATAGTGATTTGATGCAAGATGTTCAAATTGCAATGACAAACGATTATGGTAGCTATACGGAGCAAAATATTGATAACTATTTTAAAAGTAAAAATTTTTATTCTGTAGATATGCAAACGTATTTACAGTCTTATTTTTCGTATGATGAGGACATTATCGCGCTGCAGCTCATTTCGGATGATGGCAGTTACTCTTATACATTCCCGAGCCGTTACCGTGAATGGAAAGAAACGGTTGATACATATGGGGAGGCAAATATCGCCACCGAAGCATCGAAGCAAGGAACATTTTATACAATTGAAAATAAAATAGTCGTAAAACAGCCGATTAATGACCCAAGCACATTAAAACAAATGGGGTATTTGCTTCTATACATTGACCCAACTTTTCTAAGCAAATGGATTACGAAAGATTATCAAAACTCGATTTTTCAAATACAAAATACGAAGGGAGTCGAGTTATATTCCAACCACCCAAAGAAGCAAATCCAAACGCCCGAAAAACAAGGATGGGTTCATGCTGATAACAAAAAAGTGTACTTTCAAAAAACAGAAAATGAAACAAACGGCTTGAAAAACAATACATATTTATATCGCGTAACAGATGATGGGGCGCCGCTCATTGAACTTACTTTATTTGGAATTGGCCTGTTATTAGTTATTTTTTCCATCAGTATTAATTTTGTTATTAGTAGACGTTATTCTAAACGGATTTTAACGATTATTGGTGGGATGAATCGAGTGGAAAACGGGACGCTTGATGCAAAGCTTCCGGTCGATAATAACGGGGATGAACTAACGATGATTAGTGAGCGGTTTAACCATATGACAGAAAACCTCGATGCGTATGTGAAGAAAGTCTATAGTCTGGAAATGGAAGAACAAAAAGCACGGCTAAAAGCGCTCCAAGGTCAAATGCAGCCTCATTTTCTTTATAATTCACTAGAAGCAATTAGGATGAACGCGCGCGTAGAAGGAGCCAAAGCGACAAGTGATATGATTTATCAGCTTGCAACACTACTGCGCTACACAGCTAATCACCGTGAAATCACCACTTTAGGTGAAGAAATCAATTACGTGAAACAATATGTCCGCTTTATGGAAATGCGCCACGAACAGCCAATTAAGCTGGAAATCCATATGGAAAAACGTTTCAATCATACGCAGATTCCAAGGTTTGCTCTGCAACCGCTCATTGAGAACTTTTTCAAATATGCTTATAAAGAAAATCAAAATCCAATAGTCGCAATGACGGTTTCCGCAGAAAATAACAATTTACAATTTAGAATTGAAGACAATGGTTCGGGAATGAGTGAAGAGAAATTAAAAGAAGTGCAAGCAACAATTAAAAGTAAAGATGAGACGAGTCACATCGGTCTAGCTAATTTAAACAAACGATTGCAACTTTTATATGGAGAAACTTATCAATTAACCATTAAAAGTAAAGCAAATGAAGGTACTGTTATTCTGTTTCAAGTACCTCAAAATATGGGAGGAGAAAAGTAA
- a CDS encoding carbohydrate ABC transporter permease, with the protein MAEQLEAVSEIEQVRGEMEKPAKNKPAKDIIGFGKKMNVAMNIMLAFLALICIFPFLYIIVISFSSESSLAANGFQLIPKEWSMEAYEYLWKMKGQLLQSYGITILVTVIGTVCSVAMIALYSYAISRPQFKYRRQFTFIAFFTMLFSGGMVPAYIVMTQFLHLRNSIWAMILPLAMNAFYIMIMRTFFLRSIPEPILEAARIEGAGELRIFLQMVVPLSLPGLATIALFSTLGYWNDWFQASLYIDNPNLVPLQSLLMKIENNLEFMRQNSEIAYTAGAFKSIPQDGAKMAMVVISTLPIAITYPFFQKYFISGLTIGGVKE; encoded by the coding sequence TTGGCAGAACAGCTTGAAGCAGTGAGTGAAATAGAACAAGTCCGAGGCGAGATGGAAAAACCAGCAAAAAATAAACCAGCCAAAGACATTATTGGTTTTGGGAAAAAAATGAACGTAGCGATGAATATTATGCTCGCTTTCCTAGCGCTCATTTGTATTTTTCCGTTTTTATACATTATTGTTATTTCTTTTTCTAGTGAATCATCTCTGGCGGCAAACGGCTTTCAACTAATACCGAAAGAGTGGAGCATGGAAGCGTATGAGTACTTATGGAAGATGAAAGGACAACTATTACAGTCATACGGTATTACCATTTTAGTTACGGTTATTGGTACGGTATGCAGTGTGGCGATGATTGCTCTTTATTCCTACGCGATATCAAGACCGCAATTTAAGTATCGTCGTCAATTTACATTTATTGCCTTTTTCACCATGTTATTTAGTGGCGGGATGGTGCCTGCATATATCGTTATGACGCAATTTTTGCACTTGCGAAATAGTATTTGGGCGATGATTTTACCATTAGCAATGAATGCTTTTTACATTATGATTATGCGCACATTCTTTTTACGGTCTATTCCAGAACCAATACTTGAGGCGGCTCGAATTGAAGGCGCCGGGGAACTACGAATCTTTTTACAAATGGTGGTTCCGCTTTCCTTACCGGGGCTTGCGACAATTGCACTCTTCTCGACACTCGGATACTGGAATGACTGGTTCCAAGCGTCACTTTATATTGATAATCCGAATTTAGTGCCATTACAATCACTACTTATGAAAATTGAAAATAACTTAGAATTCATGCGGCAAAACTCTGAAATTGCTTATACTGCCGGCGCGTTTAAGTCCATACCACAAGACGGTGCAAAAATGGCGATGGTTGTTATTTCGACGTTACCAATCGCAATTACCTATCCGTTTTTCCAAAAATACTTTATTAGTGGACTCACAATTGGCGGCGTAAAAGAATAA
- a CDS encoding response regulator transcription factor, which produces MLKIVLVDDEPLILKGLESIIPEFEQSIKIIGTAKNGAVALDLFANQEVDVLLTDIEMPVMNGLELIDEWKKRQPATKTIVLSGFEDFHYVKRGLSAGIENYLLKPLNEQELKETFIQIEKKQMTDSVIPREEAYYILRDNTIWRWLNLRINKEEWEERLALYDMTLNSKENAVLVQIQPTKEINLTEWKNLSEQYRKDFPFMLLTPENEIMIGITEPTSISEQILAIHQDVKKHLSNEAFYLFISEKVQGEMMYPQAFRQLTRLLPERLVQEPGSLIAYQKRTKHTWRPKRKQHQLAKLLVMNNEKEIKAWIQHFFKEWNDHKLESDPHQMLHILNELLIMMAESDPKELNESMGRIAEETSIEGLEEATLAYAIRYYNRKKQTDESKSPIIQNVLSYITEHFAEGMSLKTLGNDFHINAVYLGQLFQKEMGEHFTDYLNRYRVNYAKEELLQTKDNLTIIARKSGYTDMAYFYRQFKKHTGETPNRYRKIHQ; this is translated from the coding sequence ATGCTAAAAATTGTACTAGTAGACGACGAGCCCCTTATTCTCAAAGGTTTAGAAAGTATTATTCCAGAATTTGAGCAATCAATTAAAATTATCGGAACTGCCAAAAATGGCGCAGTAGCCTTAGATTTATTTGCTAACCAAGAAGTAGATGTACTTTTGACTGATATAGAGATGCCCGTAATGAATGGTTTGGAATTAATTGACGAATGGAAAAAACGACAACCAGCAACTAAAACGATTGTTCTTTCCGGATTTGAAGATTTTCATTATGTGAAACGAGGACTTTCAGCGGGAATCGAAAATTATTTACTAAAGCCTTTAAATGAACAAGAATTAAAAGAAACATTTATACAAATAGAGAAAAAACAAATGACAGACAGTGTAATACCAAGGGAAGAAGCGTATTACATCTTACGGGACAATACGATTTGGCGCTGGCTAAATTTACGAATAAACAAAGAAGAATGGGAAGAGCGCCTGGCATTATACGATATGACTTTAAATTCAAAGGAAAATGCCGTTCTCGTCCAAATTCAACCAACAAAAGAAATTAATCTGACTGAATGGAAAAATCTTTCTGAACAATATCGGAAGGACTTTCCATTTATGCTACTTACGCCAGAAAATGAAATAATGATAGGGATAACCGAGCCAACCTCAATATCCGAACAAATTTTAGCGATTCATCAAGATGTAAAAAAGCACCTTTCGAATGAAGCTTTTTATCTGTTTATCAGTGAAAAAGTACAAGGCGAAATGATGTACCCACAAGCCTTTCGCCAACTTACTAGGTTACTTCCGGAACGACTTGTTCAAGAGCCTGGTAGCCTAATCGCCTATCAAAAACGTACCAAACATACTTGGCGTCCGAAAAGGAAACAACATCAACTCGCGAAACTCCTCGTGATGAATAACGAAAAAGAAATTAAAGCGTGGATCCAGCACTTTTTTAAAGAATGGAATGATCACAAGCTGGAAAGCGACCCACATCAAATGCTCCATATTTTAAATGAGCTACTTATCATGATGGCAGAATCAGATCCAAAAGAGTTAAATGAATCCATGGGGAGAATTGCCGAAGAAACGAGTATTGAGGGATTGGAAGAGGCGACGCTAGCCTATGCTATTCGTTACTATAACCGCAAAAAACAAACAGATGAATCAAAAAGCCCCATTATTCAAAACGTGCTTTCTTATATCACGGAACATTTTGCAGAAGGAATGTCTTTGAAAACGCTTGGTAATGACTTCCATATTAATGCCGTTTATCTCGGTCAACTTTTTCAAAAAGAAATGGGCGAACATTTTACTGATTATTTAAATCGCTACCGAGTGAACTATGCAAAAGAAGAATTACTGCAAACAAAAGATAACTTAACCATCATCGCTCGGAAATCTGGTTATACCGATATGGCTTATTTTTATAGACAGTTCAAAAAGCACACAGGTGAAACGCCGAATCGTTACCGAAAAATCCATCAATAA
- a CDS encoding GntR family transcriptional regulator, translating to MEYKDLSPSVQSEEQLRQLIQEKVAAGETSFPSERALENELGVSRTTLRRSLDTLEKEAVIQKRNRKGIEINQKQTINILQMNSMSSQLPGEQKVEVISQEIVAGKDIVNHFLNLSEAKPVFKLVRRRIINNKPFSYEISFIDSTRFAGIEKIDLNNSSLYNVLEKQFAIKPTYGREELRFVSANEKLAEALKVPLNTPLFEVVSKAFDQNDEPFEYSKQYLIGNQIKYKINAKNIFDYLEDE from the coding sequence ATGGAATATAAAGACTTGTCGCCATCGGTGCAAAGTGAAGAACAACTAAGACAGCTTATCCAAGAAAAAGTAGCAGCCGGAGAAACAAGTTTCCCATCAGAACGTGCGCTTGAAAACGAACTGGGTGTCAGTAGAACAACGCTCAGACGGTCACTTGATACACTTGAAAAAGAAGCAGTCATCCAAAAAAGAAACCGAAAAGGAATCGAAATTAATCAAAAACAAACAATCAATATATTGCAAATGAATTCCATGAGCAGCCAATTGCCGGGAGAACAGAAAGTAGAAGTAATATCACAAGAAATAGTGGCCGGCAAAGACATAGTGAATCACTTTTTAAACTTAAGTGAAGCTAAGCCAGTGTTTAAGTTAGTGCGGCGAAGAATTATTAATAATAAGCCATTTTCTTATGAAATATCTTTTATTGATAGCACGAGATTTGCTGGTATTGAGAAAATCGATTTAAATAATTCCTCGCTATACAATGTATTAGAAAAGCAGTTTGCTATTAAACCTACCTACGGGCGCGAAGAATTGCGCTTTGTATCAGCGAATGAAAAGCTAGCAGAAGCATTAAAGGTACCACTAAACACGCCGCTTTTTGAAGTAGTGAGTAAAGCATTCGATCAAAATGATGAACCTTTTGAGTACAGTAAACAATATCTAATTGGTAATCAAATTAAATACAAAATCAATGCGAAAAACATATTTGATTACTTGGAGGATGAGTGA
- a CDS encoding ABC transporter permease, producing MKKVLSQIRANRIWLLMVLPGVLWFLVFSYLPMFGTVIAFKDYKIDGKGFLSSIMSSDWVGLENFKFLFQTNDAFIITRNTVLYNLVFIIVGLFLGVALAIIFNSLLNKRGAKIYQTGMLFPHFLSWVVVSYFLFSFLSEDSGLMNNILLAFGQDPISWYNDPKYWPFILIMMNVWKGLGYGSIVYLAAIAGIDRTYYEAAMIDGAGKWQQIRHVTIPALTPLMVILTILNVGKIFNSDFGLFYQLPRNSGPLYPVTDVIDTYVYRGLTSLGDMSMSAAAGFYQSIVGFILVLLTNYIVKKINPEYGLF from the coding sequence TTGAAAAAAGTTTTATCACAAATTCGAGCTAATCGGATTTGGCTATTAATGGTACTTCCAGGCGTCCTTTGGTTCCTGGTTTTCTCATACTTACCAATGTTTGGTACAGTGATTGCATTTAAAGATTACAAGATTGATGGGAAAGGATTTTTATCCAGTATTATGAGCAGCGACTGGGTGGGACTTGAAAATTTTAAATTCCTATTCCAAACAAACGACGCTTTTATTATTACCCGAAACACCGTTCTTTATAATTTAGTATTTATTATCGTTGGGCTGTTTCTTGGTGTAGCACTTGCTATTATTTTCAACAGCTTACTAAATAAGCGAGGAGCAAAAATTTATCAAACGGGAATGCTTTTCCCCCATTTTTTATCATGGGTAGTGGTCAGCTATTTCTTGTTCAGCTTTTTGAGCGAAGACAGTGGACTGATGAATAATATTTTACTTGCATTTGGACAAGACCCGATTTCCTGGTATAACGATCCGAAATACTGGCCGTTTATCCTTATCATGATGAATGTTTGGAAAGGCTTGGGTTATGGAAGTATTGTCTATCTTGCAGCAATTGCCGGAATCGACCGGACCTACTACGAGGCGGCAATGATTGATGGTGCTGGCAAATGGCAACAAATTAGGCATGTAACAATTCCAGCATTAACGCCACTGATGGTTATTTTAACGATTTTGAATGTCGGGAAGATTTTTAACTCTGATTTTGGTTTGTTTTATCAATTACCACGAAATTCAGGTCCGCTTTATCCAGTGACGGATGTTATTGATACATATGTATACCGAGGTTTAACGTCACTTGGAGATATGAGCATGAGTGCAGCAGCTGGCTTCTATCAGTCCATCGTCGGCTTTATTCTAGTGCTACTCACTAACTACATCGTGAAAAAAATAAATCCAGAATATGGCTTATTTTAG
- the alsS gene encoding acetolactate synthase AlsS, which yields MAKLEKDQEKVIAQGKSGADLVVDSLINQGVTHVFGIPGAKIDKVFDVMEERGPELIVSRHEQNAAFMAAAIGRLTGKPGVVLVTSGPGASNLATGLVTATAEGDPVVAIAGNVTRQDRLKKTHQSMDNAALFRPITKYSEEVVHAESIPEAITNAFRSAAEPNQGAAFVSLPQDIVNEPNVPVKAIRPLAKPENGPASKEQVAKLVTRLKKAKLPVLLLGMRASSPEVTGAIRRLLQKTSIPVVETFQAAGVISRDLEDDFFGRVGLFRNQPGDILLNKADLVITVGYDPIEYDPKAWNASGDRTIVHLDDIRADIDHYYQPVTELVGNIALTLDRVNAKFSGLELADKELETLKELHAQLEERDVPPESDETGRVHPLSVIQTLRSAIDDNVTVTVDVGSHYIWMARHFRSYEPRRLLFSNGMQTLGVALPWGIAATLVHPGEKVVSISGDGGFLFSAMELETAVRLRAPLVHLVWNDGSYDMVAFQQKMKYGKEAAVRFGDVDIVKFAESFGAKGLRVTKPSELSDVLKEALETEGPVVVDIPIDYRDNIKLGETLLPDQFY from the coding sequence ATGGCGAAACTAGAAAAAGACCAAGAAAAAGTAATAGCGCAAGGGAAATCAGGAGCAGATTTAGTTGTAGACAGCCTAATTAATCAAGGTGTTACGCATGTATTCGGGATTCCGGGAGCGAAAATTGATAAAGTTTTCGATGTGATGGAAGAACGTGGGCCAGAATTAATTGTCAGTCGTCATGAACAAAATGCGGCGTTTATGGCTGCTGCTATCGGTCGTCTAACAGGTAAGCCTGGTGTTGTGCTTGTAACTAGTGGACCTGGCGCATCAAACCTTGCCACTGGGCTTGTAACTGCAACCGCTGAAGGAGACCCGGTCGTTGCGATTGCTGGAAACGTAACCAGACAAGATCGCCTAAAAAAAACCCACCAATCAATGGATAATGCCGCACTTTTCCGTCCAATTACAAAATATAGCGAAGAAGTAGTTCACGCTGAAAGTATTCCAGAAGCTATCACTAACGCTTTTCGCTCTGCCGCTGAACCAAACCAAGGCGCCGCTTTTGTCAGTTTGCCACAAGATATCGTGAATGAACCGAATGTGCCAGTAAAAGCAATTCGCCCGCTTGCTAAACCAGAAAATGGTCCGGCTTCGAAAGAGCAAGTCGCCAAACTCGTTACTCGTTTGAAAAAAGCGAAATTACCGGTATTACTATTAGGTATGCGAGCGTCTAGCCCGGAAGTAACTGGCGCGATTCGTCGCTTACTCCAAAAAACAAGTATCCCTGTAGTAGAAACATTCCAAGCGGCTGGTGTCATTTCGCGCGACTTAGAAGATGACTTTTTTGGACGTGTTGGTCTGTTCCGCAACCAACCTGGGGATATTTTATTGAATAAAGCGGATTTAGTTATTACGGTTGGTTATGATCCGATTGAATACGATCCAAAAGCTTGGAATGCCTCTGGTGATAGAACGATTGTGCATTTAGACGACATTCGAGCTGATATCGACCATTATTATCAACCAGTAACAGAATTAGTCGGAAACATCGCGCTTACTTTAGACCGTGTAAATGCGAAGTTTAGCGGTTTGGAATTAGCGGATAAAGAACTAGAAACATTAAAAGAACTTCACGCCCAATTAGAAGAACGAGATGTTCCGCCAGAAAGTGATGAAACAGGTCGCGTGCATCCGCTATCTGTCATTCAAACGCTGCGTTCGGCGATTGATGATAACGTTACTGTAACTGTCGACGTTGGTTCGCATTATATTTGGATGGCGCGTCATTTTCGCTCCTATGAACCACGCCGTCTGCTTTTCAGTAACGGTATGCAAACGCTTGGTGTCGCGCTTCCTTGGGGAATTGCTGCAACGCTCGTGCATCCGGGTGAAAAAGTTGTCTCGATTTCTGGTGACGGTGGCTTCCTATTTTCCGCAATGGAATTAGAAACAGCTGTCCGCTTGCGTGCCCCCCTTGTACACCTTGTATGGAATGATGGCAGCTATGACATGGTTGCTTTCCAACAAAAAATGAAATACGGTAAAGAAGCAGCTGTTCGTTTTGGTGATGTTGATATCGTAAAATTTGCAGAAAGTTTCGGTGCCAAGGGGCTTCGTGTAACTAAACCGTCAGAACTTAGTGACGTATTAAAAGAAGCACTTGAAACAGAAGGTCCTGTCGTTGTAGATATTCCAATTGATTACCGAGATAACATTAAACTCGGCGAAACTTTACTACCTGACCAATTTTATTAA
- a CDS encoding ABC transporter substrate-binding protein, with translation MKKKWGVIIASLCLLLGLSACGSDENADANEVPTLKWYMIGTPQKDTEEVMKEVNKYTEEKIGVKVEMTQIDWGDYGKRMQTVINSGENFDIAYSAAGEFVSYSQKGAFLPLNKYLDKEGKKMKAELNDVLWEGATIDGNIYGVPSNKEVGEQQVYVFNKNLVDKYKMDVTKVKNFSDLEPMLKTIKENEPSITPIGGNKDFKPAFPYDYLIDNAVPLPFAVNQYEDTGKIVNFYEQPETLDILKSLHSFYQKGYVTKDIATSTDPWSYDKENWFVRIEKYQPYAENIWDKNTGGKYKVVTQPIAETPIIKNNSVTGAIQAVSVTSQHPEEAVKFLDLLNTDEYLRNLVDKGIEGTHYKELDDGKIQDLPARVERYSMPTYALGNHFILKLYEDEPADKWDQFKEFNKKSVASPGLGFYFDSSKVRTEIASITNVCNEFAPALLTGTVDPVEYTEKFKAKLNDAGMKKVMKEMQKQYDEYRASQE, from the coding sequence ATGAAAAAGAAATGGGGAGTAATCATCGCATCACTCTGCTTGCTACTAGGTTTAAGCGCATGCGGAAGCGATGAGAATGCAGACGCAAATGAAGTTCCGACACTGAAATGGTATATGATTGGTACGCCACAAAAAGACACAGAAGAAGTTATGAAAGAAGTAAATAAATATACAGAAGAAAAAATTGGTGTCAAAGTAGAAATGACTCAAATCGACTGGGGCGACTATGGCAAACGAATGCAAACCGTCATCAACTCGGGTGAAAATTTTGATATTGCTTACTCTGCGGCAGGAGAATTCGTTTCATACTCGCAAAAAGGTGCTTTCTTGCCATTAAATAAATATTTAGATAAAGAAGGCAAGAAAATGAAAGCCGAGTTAAATGATGTGCTTTGGGAAGGTGCAACCATTGACGGCAACATTTACGGTGTTCCTTCCAATAAAGAAGTTGGCGAGCAACAAGTATACGTTTTTAACAAAAATCTTGTCGACAAATATAAAATGGACGTAACAAAAGTAAAAAACTTTAGCGATTTAGAACCAATGTTAAAAACAATTAAAGAAAACGAACCAAGTATCACACCAATCGGCGGGAACAAAGACTTTAAGCCAGCTTTCCCATATGACTATTTGATTGATAATGCAGTACCTCTTCCTTTTGCCGTAAATCAATATGAAGACACTGGCAAAATCGTTAACTTCTATGAGCAACCCGAAACATTAGATATCCTAAAATCGCTTCATAGCTTTTATCAAAAAGGATATGTCACAAAAGATATCGCAACCTCCACAGATCCATGGTCATACGATAAAGAAAACTGGTTTGTACGGATTGAAAAATACCAACCATATGCAGAAAATATTTGGGATAAAAATACAGGCGGCAAATATAAAGTCGTCACTCAGCCAATTGCTGAAACTCCTATCATCAAAAATAACTCTGTAACTGGTGCGATTCAAGCTGTTTCTGTTACAAGCCAACATCCGGAAGAAGCAGTGAAATTCCTTGATTTACTTAACACGGATGAATATTTACGTAATTTAGTCGATAAAGGAATTGAAGGAACCCATTATAAAGAGTTAGATGACGGTAAAATTCAAGATCTACCAGCACGTGTGGAACGTTACAGCATGCCAACGTATGCGCTTGGAAATCACTTCATTCTAAAATTATATGAAGATGAGCCGGCGGATAAATGGGATCAATTTAAAGAATTTAATAAAAAATCAGTTGCATCACCGGGCTTAGGTTTCTATTTTGACTCCTCTAAAGTTCGAACTGAAATAGCATCAATTACCAATGTGTGTAATGAATTTGCACCGGCGCTTCTGACAGGAACAGTGGATCCTGTTGAATATACAGAAAAATTCAAAGCGAAATTAAATGATGCAGGGATGAAAAAAGTAATGAAAGAAATGCAAAAACAATACGATGAATACCGTGCTTCACAAGAATAA